A genomic segment from Leopardus geoffroyi isolate Oge1 chromosome A2, O.geoffroyi_Oge1_pat1.0, whole genome shotgun sequence encodes:
- the LOC123607578 gene encoding olfactory receptor 10H3-like, producing MAGQNYSMVTEFILVGFSNFPRHLLPAFFLLYLLMYLFTLLGNLLIMATVWSERSLHTPMYLFLCALSTSEILYTLAITPRLLADLLSTRRTITWAACASQMFFSFTFGFTHSFLLMIMGYDRYVAICHPLRYNVLMSPRGCARLVSWSWAGGSVIGMMSTLIVFHLTFCGSNMIRHFFCHVFSLLKLACGNENSSVTLAVILVCVSALMGCLFLIVLSYVFIVAAILRIPSAEGRHKTFSTCVSHLTVVIVHYSFASIIYLKPKGPHSMDSNTLMATTYTVFTPFLSPIIFSLRNKELKNAIKKSFQRKFSPLSS from the coding sequence ATGGCTGGTCAGAACTATAGCATGGTGACTGAGTTCATCCTCGTGGGATTCTCTAACTTCCCACGGCATCTCCTGCCCGCTTTCTTCCTTCTGTACCTGCTCATGTACCTGTTCACGCTGCTGGGGAACCTGCTCATCATGGCCACGGTCTGGAGCGAGCGCAGCCTGCACACACCCATGTACCTCTTCCTGTGCGCCCTGTCCACCTCCGAGATCCTCTACACCTTGGCCATCACCCCGCGCCTGCTGGCCGACCTGCTCTCCACCCGCCGCACCATCACCTGGGCGGCCTGTGCCAGCCagatgtttttctccttcacGTTCGGCTTCACCCACTCCTTCCTGCTCATGATCATGGGCTACGACCGCTACGTGGCCATCTGCCACCCCCTGCGCTACAATGTGCTCATGAGCCCCCGTGGCTGTGCCCGCCTCGTGTCCTGGTCCTGGGCCGGTGGCTCAGTCATAGGGATGATGTCGACCCTGATAGTTTTTCACCTCACCTTCTGTGGATCTAACATGATCCGCCATTTTTTCTGCCATGTGTTTTCCCTTTTGAAATTGGCCTGTGGGAATGAGAATTCCTCCGTCACCTTGGCTGTGATCCTGGTGTGTGTCTCAGCTCTGATGGGCTGTTTATTCCTCATCGTCCTCTCCTATGTCTTCATCGTGGCCGCCATATTGCGGATCCCCTCTGCTGAGGGCAGGCACAAGACCTTCTCCACGTGTGTGTCCCACCTCACGGTGGTCATTGTGCACTACAGCTTTGCTTCCATTATCTACCTCAAGCCCAAGGGCCCCCATTCTATGGACAGCAACACCCTGATGGCCACCACCTATACAGTCTTCACCCCCTTTCTCAGTCCGATCATTTTCAGCCTCAGAAATAAGGAGCTCAAGAATGCCATAAAGAAAAGCTTCCAGAGAAAATTCAGTCCCCTAAGCTCCTGA
- the LOC123607579 gene encoding olfactory receptor 10H1-like, which yields MAATLGRNHSSVSEFILVGFSTFPRHLLPAFFLLFLLMYLFTLLGNLLIMATVWSERSLHTPMYLFLCALSTSEILYTLAITPRLLADLLSTRRTITWAACASQMFFSFTFGFTHSFLLTVMGYDRYVAICHPLRYNVLMSPHGCACLVAWSWVGGLATGLVVTTAVFHLTFCGPNEIHHFLCHVPPLLKLACGTDVPVVAKGVGLVCIMALLGCCLLILLSYAFIVAAILRIPSAEGRHKAFSTCASHLTVVIVHYGFASVVYLKPKGPQSLERDTLMAITYTVLTPFLSPIIFSLRNKELKTAMTKTFLRKLHPSST from the coding sequence ATGGCCGCCACGCTGGGCCGAAACCACAGCTCCGTGTCCGAATTCATCCTCGTGGGCTTCTCCACCTTCCCACGGCATCTCCTGCCCGCCTTCTTCCTGCTGTTCCTGCTAATGTACCTGTTCACGCTGCTGGGGAACCTGCTCATCATGGCCACGGTCTGGAGCGAGCGCAGCCTGCACACACCCATGTACCTCTTCCTGTGCGCCCTGTCCACCTCCGAGATCCTCTACACCTTGGCCATCACCCCGCGCCTGCTGGCCGACCTGCTCTCCACCCGCCGCACCATCACCTGGGCGGCCTGTGCCAGCCagatgtttttctccttcacGTTCGGCTTCACCCACTCCTTCCTGCTCACCGTCATGGGCTACGACCGCTACGTGGCCATCTGCCACCCCCTGCGTTACAATGTGCTCATGAGCCCCCATGGCTGTGCCTGCCTGGTGGCCTGGTCCTGGGTAGGTGGCTTGGCCACGGGGCTGGTGGTGACCACGGCCGTTTTCCACCTCACCTTCTGTGGACCCAATGAGATCCACCATTTTTTATGTCACGTGCCCCCTCTCTTGAAGCTGGCCTGTGGAACTGATGTACCAGTAGTGGCCAAGGGCGTGGGGCTGGTGTGCATCATGGCCCTTCTGGGCTGCTGTCTCCTCATCCTCCTCTCCTACGCCTTCATCGTGGCCGCCATCTTGAGGATCCCCTCAGCTGAGGGCCGGCAcaaggccttctccacctgtgcGTCCCACCTCACTGTGGTCATTGTGCACTACGGCTTTGCCTCTGTCGTCTACCTCAAGCCCAAGGGTCCCCAGTCTCTGGAAAGAGACACCCTGATGGCCATCACCTACACGGTCCTCACCCCCTTCCTCAGCCCCATCATCTTCAGTCTCAGGAACAAGGAGCTGAAGACTGCCATGACCAAGACCTTCCTCAGAAAACTCCATCCCTCCAGCACCTAA